The Streptomyces sp. NBC_00236 DNA window CGGGCGAAGATCGACGCCACCCTCGCCAACGCCCAGGTGCTGACAGGCTGGCAGGACGGCGAGCTGGACGAACTGATCTGGTCGTACGCCCCCGATCCCGCGAGCCGCCCCGCCCCCCGCGTCCTCGGGGACGTGGCGGCCGTCACCGCGGAGTCCACGGCTCTGTCGAAGGACCTCAAGAAGCGCGGGCTGCGGTTCATCGGTCCGACGACGGCCTACGCCCTGATGCAGGCGTGCGGCCTGGTCGACGACCATCTCGCGGACTGCGTGGCCCGCGGCGGCGGTTCCCCGGCGTAGGGCCTCTCGTTCGGATCGGGCCGGACTACCGCCCGACGTACTTCGGCGACCTGTCCTTGTCGAGGAACGCCTGCACCGCGATCCCGTGGTCCTGCGACGCGCCCGC harbors:
- a CDS encoding DNA-3-methyladenine glycosylase I, giving the protein MSGGAEAAADGGLRCPWGLSTEDYLVYHDTEWGRPVHGDDALFERLCLEAFQSGLSWLTILRRREGFRSAFAGFSIPKVAAFTDTDRERLLADAGIIRNRAKIDATLANAQVLTGWQDGELDELIWSYAPDPASRPAPRVLGDVAAVTAESTALSKDLKKRGLRFIGPTTAYALMQACGLVDDHLADCVARGGGSPA